A region of Leclercia adecarboxylata DNA encodes the following proteins:
- a CDS encoding VOC family protein, with amino-acid sequence MANWQSVDELQDIAADLPRFTDAFTALSARLGLDIAPLAADHISLRCHQNATAERWRRGFEQCGELLSENIINGRPICLFKLHEPVCVDHWRFTVVELPWPGEKRYPHEGWEHIEIVLPGDPDTLNARALALLSDEGLSQPGIFVKTSSPKGEHERLPNPTLAVTDGNVTVKFHPWTIEQIVASEE; translated from the coding sequence ATGGCGAACTGGCAATCTGTTGACGAGCTGCAGGACATTGCAGCCGATTTACCGCGTTTCACCGACGCCTTTACGGCGCTTTCCGCTCGCCTGGGTCTGGATATCGCCCCGCTCGCGGCGGACCACATCTCCCTGCGCTGCCACCAGAACGCCACTGCGGAACGCTGGCGGCGCGGGTTTGAGCAGTGCGGCGAGCTGCTCTCGGAAAACATCATCAATGGCCGTCCCATCTGCCTGTTTAAGCTGCACGAGCCGGTGTGCGTCGACCACTGGCGCTTTACTGTGGTCGAGCTGCCCTGGCCGGGTGAAAAACGCTACCCGCACGAAGGCTGGGAGCATATCGAAATCGTCCTGCCCGGCGACCCGGATACCCTGAATGCCCGCGCCCTGGCGCTGCTCTCTGACGAGGGGTTAAGCCAGCCCGGGATCTTTGTGAAAACCAGTTCGCCAAAAGGGGAGCATGAGCGTCTACCCAATCCCACCCTGGCGGTGACCGACGGCAACGTGACGGTGAAGTTTCACCCCTGGACAATCGAGCAGATTGTCGCCAGCGAAGAATAA
- a CDS encoding tyrosine-type recombinase/integrase, whose protein sequence is MDKFDYPTGVENHGGSLRIWFSYKGKRVRENLGVPDTIKNRKIAGELRTSVCFAIRTGTFDYASRFPESPHLKTFGIGKKEITVKELEEKWLDLKKMEISSNALNRYESVVRNVVPRIGGGRLVASVTKEELLYIRKDLLTGHQTPMKGKAPAKGRSVVTVNYYMTTIAGMFQFAADHGYLEANPFEGIKPLKKARVEPDPLSRDEFIRLIDACRHQQTKNLWSLAVYTGVRHGELLSLAWEDIDLKAGTITVRRNYTKLGEFTLPKTEASTNRVIHLIEPAVSVLRNQAEMTRLGKQHHIDVQLREYGRTERHDCTFVFNPQLVRRSEQVGFVYKVDSIGDSWDAAVKRAGIRHRKAYQSRHTYACWSLSAGANPSFIASQMGHASAQMVFNVYGAWMADSSSEQIAMLNQKLAAFAPSMPHSLQGSDGALLKSVS, encoded by the coding sequence ATGGATAAGTTTGACTATCCAACAGGCGTCGAAAACCACGGCGGCTCGTTGCGCATCTGGTTCAGTTACAAAGGTAAGCGTGTCAGGGAAAACCTCGGTGTCCCTGACACCATTAAAAACAGGAAGATCGCCGGGGAACTGCGGACATCGGTATGTTTCGCTATCCGCACAGGGACGTTCGACTATGCGTCAAGGTTCCCCGAATCACCTCATCTCAAAACTTTTGGGATAGGTAAGAAAGAAATCACAGTGAAAGAACTTGAAGAAAAGTGGCTGGATCTGAAAAAGATGGAAATTTCTTCGAACGCCCTCAATCGCTATGAGTCGGTCGTAAGAAATGTAGTGCCGAGGATCGGAGGGGGTCGGCTGGTAGCCTCGGTGACCAAAGAGGAACTGCTGTATATCAGGAAAGATTTACTGACCGGTCACCAGACGCCAATGAAGGGGAAGGCCCCGGCGAAGGGACGAAGTGTTGTTACCGTGAATTATTACATGACAACAATCGCCGGAATGTTCCAGTTTGCGGCTGATCACGGCTACTTAGAAGCGAATCCGTTTGAAGGTATTAAGCCGCTTAAGAAAGCCAGGGTAGAGCCAGATCCGCTTTCTCGTGACGAATTTATCCGTCTTATTGATGCATGCCGGCATCAACAGACGAAAAACCTGTGGTCACTGGCAGTGTACACAGGGGTGCGTCACGGGGAGCTGCTCTCCCTGGCCTGGGAGGATATCGATCTTAAAGCGGGAACAATAACAGTACGCCGCAATTATACGAAACTGGGCGAGTTCACTCTACCAAAAACTGAGGCCAGCACGAACAGAGTGATTCACCTGATAGAACCCGCGGTTAGCGTCCTGAGAAATCAGGCTGAAATGACAAGGCTGGGTAAGCAGCACCACATCGATGTTCAGTTGCGCGAGTATGGCCGAACCGAGCGGCATGACTGTACCTTTGTCTTTAACCCTCAGTTAGTCAGGCGCAGCGAGCAGGTGGGTTTTGTTTATAAGGTCGATTCGATAGGTGACTCCTGGGACGCAGCGGTTAAGCGAGCAGGCATTAGGCACAGGAAAGCCTATCAGTCGCGTCATACGTACGCATGCTGGTCATTGTCCGCTGGAGCTAACCCCAGCTTCATTGCCAGCCAGATGGGCCACGCTAGCGCCCAGATGGTGTTCAATGTGTACGGAGCGTGGATGGCTGACAGTAGCTCAGAGCAAATAGCGATGCTCAATCAGAAACTGGCCGCCTTTGCCCCATCAATGCCCCATAGCCTACAGGGGAGCGATGGGGCATTATTAAAATCAGTAAGTTAG
- a CDS encoding DUF72 domain-containing protein, producing MIKISKLVSVTPHVNCVEGNTTLYALPKPEVVARWREQTGDDFRFCFKFPATISHQAALRNCDDLTAEFFTRLSPLADRIGQYWVQLPATFDPRDLPALWQFLDALPREFTYGVEVRHPEFFMKGEAEQALNRGLHERGVNRTILDSRPVHAAVAHNEAIIEAQRKKPKVPVHAVMTASNPMVRFIGSDNMPQNQALFAVWLQTLAKWELTATPYLFLHTPDIAQAPELVDALWQALQAVAPSIGDAPTIPQQSSLF from the coding sequence ATTATTAAAATCAGTAAGTTAGTTAGCGTTACCCCACATGTTAACTGTGTGGAGGGTAATACCACGCTGTACGCGCTGCCTAAACCTGAGGTGGTGGCGCGCTGGCGGGAGCAGACCGGCGACGACTTCCGCTTCTGCTTTAAATTCCCGGCCACCATCTCCCATCAGGCCGCGCTGCGTAACTGCGACGATTTAACCGCCGAGTTTTTCACCCGCCTGTCGCCGCTGGCCGACCGCATCGGACAGTACTGGGTGCAACTGCCTGCCACCTTTGACCCGCGCGATCTGCCCGCGCTCTGGCAGTTTCTCGACGCCCTGCCCCGGGAATTTACCTACGGCGTAGAGGTCCGTCATCCTGAGTTCTTTATGAAAGGCGAAGCGGAGCAAGCGCTTAACCGCGGCCTGCACGAGCGCGGCGTCAACCGGACGATTCTCGACAGCCGTCCCGTTCATGCCGCCGTTGCGCATAACGAAGCCATCATCGAAGCGCAGCGCAAAAAACCGAAGGTGCCGGTGCATGCGGTGATGACCGCCAGTAATCCGATGGTGCGGTTTATCGGCAGCGACAATATGCCGCAAAACCAGGCGCTGTTTGCCGTCTGGCTGCAGACCCTGGCGAAGTGGGAACTGACCGCCACCCCCTATCTTTTTTTACATACTCCCGATATCGCCCAGGCGCCGGAACTGGTCGATGCTCTCTGGCAGGCCTTGCAGGCCGTGGCGCCGTCCATTGGCGATGCCCCCACTATTCCGCAGCAATCTTCTCTTTTCTAA
- a CDS encoding XRE family transcriptional regulator codes for MNVGQRIRELRKAKKMTINQLASLTDWDVGNISRLERGMQGYSEASLKKIAEALEVPLSELFSFQDKKDTVETYSINSLSSERRRDVYRVDVMDVSASAGNGNSTRDFIEVISSIEYVTEEARNLFGHRPANQVKLINVRGDSMQGTIEPGDLIFVDVGVNHFDGDGIYVFDFSGDLFVKRLQKIKTQLHVLSDNPLYREWQITDEEMDMLHVCGKVLLSQSQQFRRHA; via the coding sequence ATGAACGTAGGGCAACGGATTAGAGAGCTGCGAAAAGCAAAGAAAATGACTATAAACCAGCTGGCGTCCCTGACTGATTGGGATGTCGGCAACATTTCACGGCTCGAAAGAGGTATGCAGGGCTACAGTGAAGCCAGCCTCAAAAAAATTGCCGAGGCGTTAGAGGTTCCACTCTCCGAACTATTTTCTTTCCAAGATAAAAAAGATACTGTAGAAACATACAGTATCAATTCACTTTCGTCGGAAAGGAGAAGGGACGTGTATCGGGTTGATGTAATGGACGTTTCTGCAAGCGCTGGCAATGGGAACTCTACCCGCGACTTCATCGAAGTTATTAGTTCGATAGAGTATGTTACCGAAGAAGCAAGAAACCTCTTTGGCCACAGGCCAGCAAATCAGGTCAAGCTCATTAACGTTCGCGGCGATAGCATGCAGGGCACAATCGAGCCTGGTGATCTCATTTTTGTTGATGTCGGTGTCAACCATTTCGACGGTGACGGCATATATGTTTTTGATTTTAGCGGCGATCTCTTTGTAAAACGCCTTCAGAAAATCAAAACTCAACTTCACGTGCTTTCTGACAATCCGCTGTATAGAGAATGGCAGATCACTGATGAAGAGATGGATATGCTCCACGTTTGCGGCAAGGTACTTTTAAGCCAATCACAACAGTTCCGACGCCACGCGTGA
- a CDS encoding excisionase family protein, with product MRNTSDIVLLVPNDWVCESVLIAVTGLKPGTILRARKECWMVGQEYVHVSPDGNPKPSSECMYNRKAVDAWVDSMKNKQPG from the coding sequence ATGCGTAATACATCGGACATCGTTCTCCTGGTCCCGAACGACTGGGTCTGTGAAAGCGTACTTATCGCGGTAACCGGGCTTAAGCCCGGAACTATCCTCCGGGCCAGAAAGGAATGCTGGATGGTCGGCCAGGAATACGTGCACGTTTCACCGGACGGGAACCCGAAACCGTCCAGCGAGTGCATGTACAACCGCAAAGCGGTCGATGCATGGGTGGACTCGATGAAAAACAAACAGCCCGGGTGA
- the cmoB gene encoding tRNA 5-methoxyuridine(34)/uridine 5-oxyacetic acid(34) synthase CmoB: protein MIDFGNFYQLIAKNHLSHWLETLPAQIAAWQRESLHGQFKQWKNAVEFLPEMTPYKLDLLHSVTAESEEPLSEGHKLRLENLMRNLMPWRKGPFSLYGMQIDTEWRSDWKWDRVLPHLSDLTGRTILDVGCGSGYHMWRMIGAGAHLAVGIDPTQLFLCQFEAVRKLLGNDQRAHLLPLGIEQLPALAAFDTVFSMGVLYHRRSPLEHLWQLKDQLVSGGELVLETLVVEGDENTVLVPGDRYAQMRNVYFIPSALALKNWLAKCGFVDIRIADVCVTTTEEQRRTEWMTTESLAEFLDPNDSSKTIEGYPAPVRAVLIATRP, encoded by the coding sequence ATGATTGATTTCGGTAACTTTTATCAGCTGATTGCCAAAAACCACCTCTCCCACTGGCTGGAAACCCTGCCCGCGCAGATCGCCGCCTGGCAGCGTGAGTCGCTGCACGGTCAGTTTAAGCAGTGGAAGAATGCGGTTGAATTTCTGCCGGAGATGACGCCGTATAAGCTGGATCTGCTGCACAGCGTGACCGCCGAGAGCGAAGAGCCGCTGAGCGAAGGCCATAAGCTGCGTCTTGAAAATCTGATGCGTAACCTGATGCCGTGGCGCAAAGGGCCGTTTTCGCTGTACGGCATGCAGATCGACACCGAATGGCGTTCAGACTGGAAGTGGGATCGCGTCCTGCCGCACCTCTCCGATTTAACCGGGCGCACCATTCTCGATGTCGGCTGCGGCAGCGGCTATCACATGTGGCGCATGATTGGCGCGGGCGCGCATCTGGCGGTGGGCATCGACCCAACCCAGCTGTTCCTCTGCCAGTTCGAAGCCGTGCGCAAGCTACTTGGCAACGATCAGCGCGCGCACCTGCTGCCGCTGGGCATTGAGCAACTCCCTGCCCTGGCGGCGTTCGACACCGTCTTCTCAATGGGCGTGCTCTATCATCGCCGCTCCCCGCTGGAACACCTCTGGCAGCTGAAAGATCAGCTGGTCAGCGGCGGCGAACTGGTGCTGGAGACGCTGGTGGTTGAAGGGGATGAGAACACCGTTCTGGTGCCGGGGGATCGTTATGCCCAGATGCGTAACGTCTACTTTATTCCGTCGGCGCTGGCGCTGAAAAACTGGCTGGCGAAATGCGGTTTTGTGGATATTCGCATCGCGGACGTTTGCGTCACCACCACCGAAGAGCAGCGCCGTACAGAGTGGATGACCACCGAATCGCTGGCCGAGTTCCTCGACCCGAACGACAGCAGCAAAACGATCGAAGGTTATCCGGCCCCGGTCCGTGCGGTGTTGATTGCCACCAGGCCGTGA
- a CDS encoding helix-turn-helix domain-containing protein — protein sequence MRMFTPLRKARLKAKMTIQEVASSIKCDPGNLSRMERGIQRPSPEVAEKLAKLFDAELTEIQILYPERFSSDGYQP from the coding sequence ATGCGCATGTTCACACCGCTACGCAAAGCTCGCCTCAAAGCAAAGATGACCATTCAGGAGGTTGCATCATCCATTAAGTGCGACCCCGGTAATCTTAGTCGAATGGAGCGAGGTATACAGAGGCCTTCTCCAGAAGTTGCTGAGAAGCTGGCCAAATTGTTCGACGCAGAATTGACAGAAATTCAGATCCTCTATCCCGAAAGGTTTAGCTCTGATGGATATCAACCGTAA
- the cutC gene encoding copper homeostasis protein CutC translates to MALLEICCYSMECALTAQEQGADRIELCAAPKEGGLTPSYGVLKSVRQAVRIPVHPIIRPRGGDFCYSSGEFNAMLEDIALVKELGYPGLVTGLLDEDGDIDMPRMRQIMAAAQGMAVTFHRAFDMCINPQQGFEKLAELGVARVLTSGQQSSAEKGISLIKELKAQSGVPIIMAGAGVRAANLETFLQAGVEELHSSAGKWWPSPMRYRNTGLSMSTDAEADEYSRYGVEGESVARMKAIIEQYRR, encoded by the coding sequence ATGGCATTGCTTGAGATCTGTTGTTACAGCATGGAGTGTGCCCTGACCGCGCAGGAGCAGGGTGCCGATCGTATTGAGCTCTGTGCCGCTCCGAAAGAGGGTGGGCTGACCCCGTCTTATGGCGTACTGAAATCGGTGCGTCAGGCGGTGCGTATTCCGGTTCACCCGATTATCCGGCCCCGCGGCGGGGATTTTTGCTACAGCAGCGGCGAGTTTAACGCCATGCTCGAGGATATCGCCCTTGTGAAAGAGCTGGGGTATCCGGGGCTGGTGACCGGCCTGCTGGATGAAGACGGCGACATCGATATGCCGCGTATGCGCCAGATTATGGCCGCCGCACAGGGGATGGCGGTAACTTTTCATCGTGCCTTCGATATGTGCATCAATCCGCAGCAAGGCTTTGAAAAGCTGGCGGAACTGGGGGTGGCGCGTGTGCTGACATCCGGCCAGCAGTCGTCTGCTGAAAAAGGTATTTCATTAATTAAGGAACTAAAAGCGCAATCAGGTGTTCCAATAATAATGGCGGGTGCTGGCGTTCGCGCCGCCAACCTGGAGACGTTTTTACAGGCAGGGGTTGAAGAGCTTCACAGCTCGGCCGGGAAATGGTGGCCATCACCCATGCGCTATCGCAATACAGGGTTGTCGATGTCGACTGATGCCGAAGCGGATGAATATTCCCGCTATGGCGTTGAGGGAGAGTCGGTAGCCCGAATGAAGGCGATAATCGAGCAGTATCGCCGCTAA
- a CDS encoding ORF6N domain-containing protein → MNTVTINNKQLPAVEYRGQRVVTLAMIDEVHQRPEGTARAAFNRNRSHFIEGVDFLELTADVIRTESLSEVFAARTAKGIILFESGYLMLTKPFNDDLAWQIQRELVNSYFRTHRQQPLTEIEMIAAMAADAVRQQKRLNHVEEQIETVTEAVENIKRGNMRAGYVGYRQVVAKSGMTDSKCRNLVNAYRIPTDTHEFMTPDGLLSRRAIVELEPFMAAFRQMMSEAEPRGTRWYHPKMGLFQAIGWEG, encoded by the coding sequence ATGAACACAGTAACCATCAATAACAAACAGCTCCCGGCAGTTGAATATCGCGGCCAGCGCGTTGTGACTCTGGCAATGATTGATGAAGTCCACCAGCGCCCGGAAGGTACAGCTCGTGCCGCGTTTAACCGTAACCGCTCACACTTTATTGAAGGTGTGGATTTTCTTGAATTGACTGCGGACGTAATACGTACGGAGTCACTATCAGAGGTTTTTGCCGCTCGTACTGCCAAAGGCATCATTCTGTTCGAGTCTGGCTACCTGATGCTGACGAAACCTTTTAATGACGACCTGGCCTGGCAGATTCAGCGCGAGCTGGTTAACAGCTACTTCCGTACTCACCGACAACAACCCCTGACCGAAATCGAAATGATCGCCGCGATGGCCGCCGACGCAGTTCGCCAGCAGAAGCGCCTGAATCATGTGGAAGAGCAGATCGAAACAGTAACCGAAGCTGTAGAGAATATTAAGCGTGGCAACATGCGTGCAGGCTATGTCGGTTATCGGCAGGTGGTCGCCAAAAGTGGCATGACTGACTCGAAATGCCGCAACCTGGTAAACGCCTACCGCATCCCGACAGACACGCACGAGTTCATGACGCCAGATGGCCTTCTCTCCCGCCGCGCCATCGTGGAACTTGAGCCATTTATGGCAGCGTTCCGCCAGATGATGTCCGAAGCGGAACCCCGGGGCACCCGCTGGTATCACCCAAAAATGGGTTTGTTTCAGGCTATCGGGTGGGAGGGTTAA
- a CDS encoding MAPEG family protein, translating to MVCALYAVLGALLLIKFSFDVARLRMLYRVSYGDGGFSELQTAIRIHGNAVEYIPAALILLLFMEMNGAETWMVHVCGLLLILGRLMHYYGLHQRLFRWRRSGMSATWCSLVLMVLANLWYMPWELVFSLH from the coding sequence ATGGTTTGCGCGCTGTATGCGGTGCTGGGTGCGTTACTGTTAATCAAGTTTTCGTTCGATGTTGCGCGCCTGCGGATGTTGTACCGCGTCTCTTATGGCGACGGGGGTTTCTCTGAGCTGCAAACCGCGATCCGCATTCACGGCAATGCGGTGGAGTACATTCCGGCGGCGCTGATTTTGCTGTTGTTTATGGAAATGAACGGCGCGGAGACCTGGATGGTGCATGTCTGCGGCCTGCTGCTGATCCTTGGACGCCTGATGCACTACTACGGCCTCCATCAGCGCCTGTTCCGCTGGCGTCGTTCCGGCATGAGCGCCACCTGGTGTTCGCTTGTGCTAATGGTGCTGGCTAACCTGTGGTATATGCCGTGGGAGTTGGTTTTCTCCCTGCATTAG
- the cmoA gene encoding carboxy-S-adenosyl-L-methionine synthase CmoA: MSDRDTLFSAPIASLGDWTFDERVAEVFPDMIQRSVPGYSNIISMIGMLAERFVQPDTQVYDLGCSLGAATLSVRRNIKHDGCNIIAVDNSPAMVERCRRHIDAWKAPTPVEVVEGDIRHIEIKNASMVVLNFTLQFLVPEDRQLLLDKIYQGLNPGGALVLSEKFSFEDATVGELLFNMHHDFKRANGYSELEISQKRSMLENVMLTDSVEAHKARLHKAGFEHSELWFQCFNFGSLVALKGGDA; the protein is encoded by the coding sequence ATGTCAGATCGCGACACGCTTTTTTCTGCGCCTATCGCCAGTCTGGGCGACTGGACCTTCGATGAACGGGTGGCTGAAGTCTTCCCGGATATGATCCAGCGCTCGGTCCCCGGCTACTCCAATATCATCTCCATGATCGGCATGCTGGCGGAACGTTTTGTTCAGCCAGATACGCAGGTCTACGATCTGGGATGCTCGCTGGGCGCAGCCACGCTGTCGGTTCGTCGTAACATCAAGCACGACGGGTGCAACATTATCGCCGTAGACAACTCGCCGGCGATGGTCGAACGCTGCCGCCGTCATATCGACGCCTGGAAAGCGCCTACCCCGGTAGAGGTGGTCGAGGGCGATATTCGCCATATCGAAATTAAAAACGCCTCAATGGTGGTGCTGAATTTTACCCTGCAATTCCTGGTGCCCGAAGATCGTCAGCTGTTGCTGGACAAAATTTATCAGGGGCTGAACCCCGGCGGCGCGCTGGTGCTGTCGGAAAAATTCAGCTTTGAAGATGCCACCGTCGGCGAACTGCTGTTCAACATGCATCACGATTTCAAACGCGCCAACGGCTATAGCGAACTGGAGATCAGCCAGAAGCGCAGCATGCTGGAGAACGTGATGCTGACCGACTCGGTTGAGGCCCATAAGGCCCGCCTGCACAAGGCCGGCTTCGAGCACAGCGAGCTGTGGTTCCAGTGCTTCAACTTTGGCTCGCTGGTGGCGCTGAAGGGCGGTGACGCATGA